The proteins below come from a single Mesobacillus jeotgali genomic window:
- a CDS encoding DUF3397 domain-containing protein, with protein sequence MMPGFFSALVATLITVPMIGYLTVFIISKQVTGNHRRSVNMALDFSTFLLVLSVHFLIITIWNKSYLWLILIILFGLAAIFVLIHWKYKEEILLPKVFKGFWRFNFLLFFSAYIVLVLYGLFKRLTFLFA encoded by the coding sequence ATGATGCCGGGATTCTTCTCCGCACTTGTTGCCACATTGATCACAGTTCCAATGATTGGCTACCTCACTGTGTTCATCATCAGTAAGCAAGTTACAGGCAACCATCGTCGTTCGGTCAATATGGCTCTTGACTTTAGCACCTTTTTGCTGGTGCTGTCTGTCCATTTTTTGATCATCACCATCTGGAACAAATCGTATCTATGGCTCATCTTGATCATCTTGTTTGGGCTAGCAGCTATATTTGTTTTGATTCACTGGAAATATAAAGAGGAAATCTTGTTGCCGAAGGTATTCAAGGGCTTCTGGCGCTTCAATTTCCTGCTTTTCTTTTCAGCCTACATTGTCCTCGTGTTATATGGTTTGTTCAAACGACTGACATTCCTGTTTGCTTAA